Part of the Mycolicibacterium mageritense genome is shown below.
GCCTTCCTGGGCCAGCGTGTTGATCAGGCCCACCAGGCCGAGCTTGGCGGCACCGTAGTTGGCCTGACCGAAGTTGCCGAACAGGCCGCTGGTGGAGGTGGCGACGACGACGCGGCCGAAGCTCTGCTCGCGGAAGTGCGGCCAGGCCGCGCGGATGACGTTGTAGCCGCCGTAGAGATGAACCTTGAGCACGGCGTCCCAGTTCTCGAACGTCATCTTGTGGAACGTGCCGTCCCGCAGGATGCCCGCATTGGACACCACGCCGTCGACCTTGCCGAACTCGTCGATGGCGGTCTTGATGATGTTCTCGGCGCCCTCGGGTTCGGCCACCGAGTCGTAGTTGGCGACGGCGCGGCCGCCCGCCTCTTTGATCTCGGTGACCACCTGGTCGGCCATGTTGTGGCCGGCGCCGGTGCCGTCGCGTGCGCCACCGAGGTCGTTGACGACGACGCTGGCGCCTTCGCGGGCGAGCGTCAGGGCGTACTCGCGGCCAAGGCCGCCGCCCGCTCCGGTGACGACGACGACGCGGTCCTGCACTCCTGCCATGGGTGTTCCTCTCGATAAACGGGGCTCAGCTCGGGCCGATCAGCGAATACAGCTGTCGGGCGTCCTTCTCTGTATACGGCGGCTACTTCACCGGCCATGCACCGGGTCGGAAGTTGCGTGACGACTGTCACGAAAGGCCGAGGGGTTTAACAGGAATGAACCCTGCGGAGCTTCTGTTGAACCAGTCAAGAAAAGAAGAAAAGAGGGTATGAGATGAAGAAGCTCGGATTCAC
Proteins encoded:
- a CDS encoding SDR family oxidoreductase: MAGVQDRVVVVTGAGGGLGREYALTLAREGASVVVNDLGGARDGTGAGHNMADQVVTEIKEAGGRAVANYDSVAEPEGAENIIKTAIDEFGKVDGVVSNAGILRDGTFHKMTFENWDAVLKVHLYGGYNVIRAAWPHFREQSFGRVVVATSTSGLFGNFGQANYGAAKLGLVGLINTLAQEGAKYNIKTNAVAPIAATRMTQDILPPEVFEKLTPEYVAPVVAYLMTEELQDTDAVFIVGGGKVQRTALFQNDGVTFSDGVPTVDDIAAKWGEITDLSAAQQASFKL